In Argiope bruennichi chromosome 4, qqArgBrue1.1, whole genome shotgun sequence, a single window of DNA contains:
- the LOC129966898 gene encoding uncharacterized protein LOC129966898, producing the protein MSKLLNLVPVTDSNNIYGLRKLYDTVEINLRSLESLKVTSEMYGHLLYPILIKLIPEDLVLEFNRKKVDNSVKFEFNVTELLNFLRIEIECRESSAFMHTAKGDKRKENLLPKAKQNPFNKLSRNTATSHDILRSPRSSAKPKDLQCFSASALNENCLYCKGEHQSELCSETDLETKLGVLKQDGRCFLCLKPKHRVNECRQRRYLTCEICGKKHNKSICSQAESNTPDLNKDNKNVITAISHYDKNKTNFSRGNIFLQTCAALVRNDETNEFETVRLMLDNGSMRTFITREVSEKLKLKVIRKESLSVYSFGAKQAKEHSYNIVRVELKNREDPSLRIEVETLVTENISATTLHVPNNNITKTYYKLKHLQLADNRGKNISILIGVDYYYEIVSGRIKRLNNKLVATETIFGWCLQGHVGLSNDLMTMKIVVDEKDISDQLKQFWDLENLGVEGVEEDDFEKHTVDKEIMKQFEENIVYQNKRYTVKFPWKTNMKEYLANNFEVAKRRFSHLKSKFIKDNSLFLDYKAVIEDHLKEGIIKKVITCEEKPSFYLPHRAVLREDKTTTRLRVVFDASSHAKGQLSLNDCLHTGINLIPDLFEILIGFREQAVAITADIKKAFLQIQIAEEDQNYTSFFWTEDPEKEEEEIFKMTRVLFGVKSSPFLLAATIQYHLKRWSLIQSLRSKFWKRWSQEYLNSLQSRAKWKLPELNIKPGQLVLLKDNSKSPMEWNLARIERTYPGTDGLVRVADIRTPKGIFRRSINRLCPLPFEEGVGQLSNGGRDVPS; encoded by the exons ATgtcaaaattactaaatcttGTACCAGTaactgattcaaataatatttatggtcTTAGGAAGTTGTATGATACCGTAGAGATAAACTTAAGAAGtttagaatcattaaaagttaCTTCAGAGATGTATGGGCATTTACTCTatcccattttaattaaattgattcccGAAGATCTTGTccttgaatttaatagaaaaaaagttgataattcaGTGAAGTTCGAATTTAATGTAactgaattactaaattttttaagaattgaaattgaatgtagAGAATCCTCTGCGTTTATGCATACCGCAAAAGGCGATAAACGCAAAGAAAATTTGCTCCCGAAAGCGAAACAGAATCCTTTCAACAAACTCAGTCGAAACACAGCTACCTCGCATGATATATTGCGAAGTCCAAGGTCAAGCGCAAAACCGAAAGATCTTCAATGTTTTTCCGCGTCAGCATTAaacgaaaattgtttatattgtaaaGGTGAGCATCAATCGGAGTTATGTTCTGAAACCGACTTAGAAACGAAACTCGGTGTTTTAAAACAAGATGGCAGATGTTTTTTATGCTTGAAGCCAAAACATCGAGTTAATGAATGCCGCCAGAGAAGATATTTGACATGTGAAATATGTGGTAAGAAGCATAATAAATCTATTTGCTCTCAAGCAGAATCTAATACACCCGATTTGAATAAAGATAATAAGAACGTAATTACCGCAATTTCACATtacgataaaaacaaaacaaacttttctcgcggtaatatatttcttcaaacatgTGCAGCCCTAGTACGCAATGATGAAACAAACGAATTTGAAACAGTACGACTAATGTTAGATAATGGAAGTATGAGAACATTTATAACACgtgaagtttcagaaaaattaaagttaaaagtaataagaaaagaatctttATCGGTATACTCTTTTGGCGCTAAACAAGCAAAGGAACATTCTTACAATATAGTGAGAGTAGAATTAAAAAACCGTGAGGATCCCTCTTTACGTATTGAAGTAGAAACTTTGGTTACAGAAAACATTTCAGCCACTACTCTTCATGTACCTAACAACAATATTACTAAAACGTACTATAAATTGAAGCATTTACAGCTAGCTGATAATAGAGGCAAGAATATCTCAATATTAATTGGTgtagattattattatgaaatcgtTTCAggcagaataaaaagattaaacaacAAACTGGTAGCGACTGAAACAATTTTTGGATGGTGCTTGCAAGGTCACGTGGGTTTATCAAATGACTTAATGACCATGAAGATTGTAGTGGATGAAAAGGATATTTCGGACCAACTTAAACAATTTTGGGATCTTGAGAATTTAGGGGTAGAAGGGGTTGAAGAGgatgatttcgaaaaacatactgtagataaagaaattatgaaacaatttgaagaaaatattgtttatcaaaataaaagatatactgtAAAGTTTCCttggaaaacaaatatgaaagaatatttagctAATAACTTTGAAGTGGCTAAAAGGAGGTTttcgcatttaaaatcaaaatttattaaagataattcgtTGTTTTTAGATTATAAAGCTGTTATTGAAGATCATTTAAAAGAAGGTatcattaagaaagttataacatGTGAAGAAAAACCTTCATTCTATTTGCCTCACAGGGCGGTATTAAGGGAAGATAAAACTACCACTCGTTTGAGAGTGGTATTTGACGCAAGTTCTCATGCGAAAGGACAGTTGTCGTTAAATGATTGTTTACATACTGGTATCAATCTCATTCCAGatctttttgagattttaataggttTTAGAGAACAGGCTGTTGCCATAACTGCCGACATAAAGAAGGCCTTTCTGCAAATACAGATTGCCGAAGAAGATCAGAATTATACTAGTTTCTTCTGGACGGAAGATCCGGAAAAGGAAGAAGAGGAAATTTTCAAGATGACTCGAGTTCTTTTCGGTGTCAAATCAAGCCCCTTCCTCCTTGCAGCTACAATCCAATACCATCTAAAGAG ATGGTCTCTCATCCAGTCTCTTAGAtccaaattttggaaaagatggaGTCAAGAATATCTCAACTCCTTGCAGTCTCGAGCTAAATGGAAACTACCTGAACTGAACATCAAACCCGGACAGCTGGTACTCCTGAAGGATAATAGCAAGAGCCCCATGGAATGGAACTTGGCCCGAATTGAAAGGACATATCCTGGAACAGATGGACTAGTCCGTGTCGCAGACATCAGAACCCCTAAAGGAATTTTTCGGCGAAGTATCAACAGACTCTGCCCACTCCCTTTCGAAGAAGGTGTTGGACAACTGTCCAACGGGGGCCGGGATGTTccgtcttag